Proteins found in one Oncorhynchus mykiss isolate Arlee chromosome 17, USDA_OmykA_1.1, whole genome shotgun sequence genomic segment:
- the LOC110493760 gene encoding 3-oxo-5-alpha-steroid 4-dehydrogenase 2 translates to MECKENVIHFLSWGFIVGAVAYLLQQTRTQTPYGRYVTSDGTPGRTCPAKLAWFLQELPSFLVPMLLLLSTDTQPSLGKDLLLWTFCLHYFQRTFIYSLLTKGRPSPLYIVFSALVFCSVNGFLQGHYMLHCATYDDTWQTDIRLGTGLLMFFLGMAINIHSDHILLNLRKPGEVVYKIPKGGMFEYVSGANFFGEILEWCGYALATWSLTTFSFALFTMCSIGPRAYHHHRYYQEKFEDYPRSRKAVIPFIL, encoded by the exons ATGGAGTGCAAGGAGAATGTGATCCACTTCCTCAGCTGGGGGTTCATCGTTGGTGCAGTGGCGTATCTCCTTCAGCAGACCAGGACCCAGACCCCGTATGGACGCTACGTGACCTCGGATGGGACCCCAGGGAGGACCTGTCCTGCCAAGCTGGCCTGGTTCCTCCAGGAACTGCCTTCTTTCCTGGTGCCCATGCTCCTTCTGCTCTCCACTGACACACAGCCCAGCCTGGGCAAAGACCTTCTTCTCTGGACCTTCTGTCTGCACTACTTCCAAAG AACGTTCATCTACTCCTTGCTGACCAAAGGCCGCCCTTCCCCTCTCTACATTGTCTTCTCTGCGTTAGTCTTCTGTTCCGTCAACGGTTTTCTCCAAGGCCACTACATGCTCCACTGTGCCACGTACGATGACACGTGGCAGACCGACATTCGTCTAGGCACCG GTTTGCTGATGTTTTTCCTGGGAATGGCCATCAACATTCACAGCGACCACATTCTTCTAAATTTGAGAAAACCCGGAGAGGTTGTTTACAAGATTCCAAAAG GGGGAATGTTTGAGTATGTCTCCGGAGCAAACTTCTTTGGAGAGATTCTGGAGTGGTGCGGGTATGCCCTAGCAACGTGGTCCCTAACGACGTTCTCCTTTGCCCTTTTCACCATGTGCTCGATTGGACCGCGGGCCTACCACCACCACAG GTACTACCAAGAGAAGTTTGAAGACTACCCTCGGTCGAGGAAAGCTGTGATACCTTTCATATTATAA